In the genome of Ignavibacteriales bacterium, one region contains:
- the mnmE gene encoding tRNA uridine-5-carboxymethylaminomethyl(34) synthesis GTPase MnmE: MSEDIITAIATPAGIGAISVIRVSGKDCVAEVDKIFDGKAKLINADSHTVHYGKIIDIESRIIDDCLVTVFVAPHSYTGEDSVEISTHGNPLITQKIVETLISQNIRIAEPGEFTKRAFLNGRIDLTQAEAVVDIINSRSDAALRGARNQLNGLLSVKVELLKNELTNISSYIELELDFAEEDVSFISKDILVERISKVIFEIDNLLSTFKFNRTVRDGFNVAIVGAPNVGKSSLLNYILKESRAIVSEIPGTTRDIIREEVIIDGQLYRFYDTAGLHNSTDPIELTGMNLTLNTAKSSDLVLLVSDNAEDEFLDIGYSTPDQSNTLRILNKIDIKRPNDHNFDVLLSAKTGEGIDELFTRLKEKAFSSSGFTEKGAVVSNIRHYQCLTKSKDNLSNALVSITEDNSGEFITQHIRFALTNLSEIIGEVTSDDILNNIFRNFCIGK; this comes from the coding sequence TTGTCAGAAGATATAATCACCGCAATTGCTACCCCTGCTGGAATCGGAGCTATCTCAGTCATTAGAGTTAGTGGAAAAGACTGCGTTGCAGAAGTCGATAAAATTTTTGACGGGAAGGCAAAACTAATAAATGCAGATAGTCATACAGTTCACTATGGAAAAATTATTGATATTGAGTCAAGAATAATTGATGATTGTCTAGTGACCGTGTTTGTTGCGCCTCATTCCTATACAGGAGAAGATTCTGTTGAAATTAGCACACATGGAAATCCGCTTATTACTCAGAAAATTGTTGAGACTCTAATTTCCCAAAATATTAGAATAGCTGAACCAGGAGAATTTACTAAAAGGGCTTTCTTGAATGGACGAATTGATTTAACTCAGGCAGAAGCTGTTGTAGATATTATTAATTCCAGGTCAGATGCAGCTTTACGAGGTGCTAGAAACCAACTGAATGGACTTCTTTCAGTAAAAGTAGAACTATTAAAAAATGAACTGACAAATATATCCTCATATATTGAACTAGAACTGGATTTTGCTGAAGAAGACGTAAGTTTTATCTCAAAAGACATACTTGTTGAAAGAATTTCTAAAGTAATTTTTGAAATAGATAATCTTCTATCAACATTTAAATTCAATCGAACCGTTAGAGATGGTTTTAATGTTGCTATTGTTGGAGCCCCAAATGTTGGCAAGTCATCTTTACTCAATTATATCCTTAAAGAGTCAAGAGCGATTGTAAGTGAGATTCCAGGCACAACAAGAGATATTATTCGCGAAGAAGTTATTATAGATGGACAGTTGTATAGATTTTATGATACTGCTGGCTTACACAACTCAACCGATCCAATTGAACTAACGGGGATGAATTTAACTTTAAATACGGCGAAATCTTCAGATCTAGTTTTATTAGTTTCAGATAATGCCGAAGATGAGTTTCTAGATATAGGTTATTCCACACCAGACCAAAGCAATACACTAAGAATTTTGAATAAAATAGATATTAAGAGACCCAATGATCACAACTTTGATGTGCTTTTGTCAGCAAAAACCGGCGAAGGAATTGATGAGTTATTTACAAGACTAAAAGAAAAAGCATTTAGTTCTAGTGGCTTTACTGAAAAAGGGGCTGTGGTATCGAATATCAGACATTATCAATGTCTAACCAAATCAAAAGACAATTTATCAAACGCTTTGGTTTCAATTACTGAAGATAATAGCGGAGAGTTCATTACTCAGCACATACGTTTTGCTTTGACTAATTTGAGCGAAATTATTGGTGAAGTTACAAGTGACGACATATTAAATAACATATTCAGGAATTTTTGTATAGGTAAATAA
- a CDS encoding DUF4287 domain-containing protein, with protein sequence MSFQAYLDNIKLKTGKSPEEFKKLAEGKGLLLPGVKAGEIVNWLKKDFGLGHGHAMAIYTYFKGSKQNKTNLFEIHFIGSKNHWRSTFENLKNTLKKQKMNVTVHPAESYLSLIKNKKKFAVIKTSGSRMDIGLKLKEVKTNGRLEPSGKWNVMVTHRVKITEPNQIDKEIIKWFKQAYSEA encoded by the coding sequence ATGTCATTTCAGGCATATCTCGATAATATCAAATTAAAAACAGGTAAAAGTCCGGAGGAGTTTAAAAAACTTGCAGAGGGAAAGGGGTTATTATTACCAGGGGTAAAAGCTGGTGAGATTGTAAACTGGTTGAAGAAAGATTTTGGATTGGGACATGGTCATGCAATGGCGATTTATACTTACTTCAAGGGAAGCAAACAAAACAAAACGAATCTTTTTGAGATTCATTTTATTGGAAGTAAAAATCATTGGCGCTCAACATTTGAAAATTTAAAAAACACATTAAAGAAACAAAAAATGAATGTCACTGTCCATCCTGCAGAAAGTTATTTAAGTCTGATAAAAAACAAGAAGAAATTTGCTGTTATAAAAACCTCTGGCAGTAGAATGGACATTGGGTTGAAGTTAAAGGAAGTTAAAACAAACGGACGACTGGAGCCTTCAGGAAAATGGAATGTTATGGTTACGCATCGTGTGAAGATTACCGAGCCAAACCAAATAGATAAAGAAATAATTAAATGGTTTAAACAGGCATACAGTGAAGCCTGA
- a CDS encoding DMT family transporter — protein MRMKHWIAFIVLGIIWSSSFMWIKIALEEIGPTTLVAFRVLFGFLFCAAIIFIQRTNWPAKFNEWWPLLFLGLINQAIPFFLISWGQQAIDSSVAAILDATVPLFTIVIAHFFLDDDKMTVFKVTGLLIGFIGVVILLSKDVGESASSVMGQAAVVLASMFYAVSGIFIRRKTQNTPGYIRSGIPLLSATFIMWPFAFITESPIQFPQLEITWISLLFLGIVGSGFAFVLAYYLIHEIGPTKLSFVTYIFPLGGVILGVVFLNEQMTWQILLGGTLIVASLAVSNWRTTKSFAKTE, from the coding sequence ATGAGAATGAAGCATTGGATTGCATTTATTGTACTGGGGATAATCTGGAGCTCTTCTTTTATGTGGATAAAAATTGCACTGGAGGAAATAGGTCCCACTACACTCGTAGCATTTCGGGTTCTGTTCGGATTCTTATTTTGTGCAGCAATCATATTTATTCAAAGAACTAATTGGCCAGCTAAATTCAATGAGTGGTGGCCGCTTCTTTTTCTTGGACTTATTAACCAGGCAATTCCATTCTTCCTTATCTCCTGGGGTCAGCAGGCTATTGATTCATCAGTCGCTGCAATATTAGATGCAACTGTTCCTCTTTTCACTATAGTAATTGCTCACTTCTTTCTTGATGATGATAAAATGACGGTTTTCAAAGTTACGGGTTTACTTATTGGTTTTATTGGCGTAGTTATTCTGCTTAGCAAAGATGTTGGTGAATCTGCTAGCTCTGTAATGGGGCAGGCTGCGGTAGTTCTAGCATCAATGTTCTATGCAGTAAGTGGAATTTTTATTCGCCGGAAAACACAAAATACACCGGGATATATCCGAAGTGGAATACCTCTACTATCTGCAACATTCATTATGTGGCCTTTTGCTTTTATAACGGAGAGTCCAATTCAATTTCCACAATTAGAAATTACATGGATCAGCCTACTATTCCTTGGAATTGTTGGATCAGGTTTTGCTTTTGTATTAGCTTATTATCTCATACATGAAATCGGACCAACAAAACTTAGCTTTGTCACTTACATTTTTCCTCTTGGCGGAGTAATACTCGGAGTAGTTTTTTTAAACGAGCAGATGACCTGGCAGATTTTATTAGGAGGTACGCTTATAGTTGCAAGTCTGGCTGTATCTAACTGGCGAACAACAAAGAGTTTTGCAAAAACTGAATAA
- the mnmG gene encoding tRNA uridine-5-carboxymethylaminomethyl(34) synthesis enzyme MnmG, whose product MEKYDVIVVGAGHAGIEAACAASIIGCSVGLITMDRNAIGRMSCNPAIGGTAKGHLVREIDALGGMMGVIADQTGIQFRMLNRSKGPAVWSPRCQSDRKLYSEKAKEVIVDHSNITLVEDSVIDVIVENKKIQGVKTLSGKIIYCSALILSSGTFLNGVMHTGLVATKGGRFGEQPSSGITDSLVHLGFETFRLKTGTPPRLDKQSINWQVLEEQPGDESPQPFSFKTDKSLFPFRPQVSCHITHTHPDVHKILETGFHQSPMFTGLIKGIGPRYCPSIEDKIVRFSEKTSHQLFLEPEGLDSDLIYLNGFSTSLPIETQLEALHKIKGLEAVKMVRPGYAVEYDFFPPHQVDLTLETKLIEGLYFAGQINGTSGYEEAAAQGLIAGINAANKILGKPEFVLKRSDAYIGVLIDDLVNKSTDEPYRMFTSRAEHRLLLRQDNADLRLSRYGYELGLIDADQFDEVEDRRKKIYSMVDLFNNTKLLPSKINPLLENKGLSLLDNSESISKLCKRPELTLREILESNGHSVGNEIGELLNDDPTLSQVEIELKYEGYVKRQMEMIERLEKYEPVQIPLSLNYLNLKALSTEGREKLHRIKPRSIGQASRIPGVTPSDISILLVYLKN is encoded by the coding sequence ATGGAAAAGTATGATGTAATTGTAGTTGGAGCGGGTCATGCTGGAATTGAGGCTGCTTGTGCCGCTTCAATAATAGGTTGCTCGGTTGGGTTGATTACAATGGACAGAAATGCCATCGGCAGAATGTCCTGTAATCCGGCGATCGGTGGAACCGCAAAAGGTCACCTTGTTAGAGAAATTGATGCATTAGGTGGAATGATGGGGGTTATAGCCGACCAGACCGGAATTCAATTCAGAATGTTAAACAGATCAAAAGGACCGGCAGTATGGTCTCCGCGCTGTCAATCTGATAGAAAATTATATTCAGAGAAAGCCAAAGAAGTAATTGTCGATCATTCAAATATAACCCTAGTTGAGGATTCTGTAATAGATGTTATAGTTGAAAATAAAAAAATTCAAGGAGTCAAAACTTTATCCGGCAAAATAATTTATTGCAGTGCTTTGATTCTTTCTTCAGGAACATTCTTAAACGGCGTAATGCATACTGGATTGGTAGCAACTAAAGGTGGTAGATTCGGCGAACAACCATCAAGTGGAATAACAGATTCTCTTGTTCATTTAGGATTTGAAACATTTAGACTAAAAACAGGAACTCCACCAAGGCTTGACAAACAATCAATAAACTGGCAAGTCCTTGAAGAGCAGCCAGGTGATGAGAGCCCTCAACCTTTTTCTTTTAAAACTGATAAAAGCCTCTTCCCTTTTCGGCCGCAGGTTAGTTGTCATATAACTCACACTCATCCCGATGTCCACAAAATCCTTGAAACAGGATTTCACCAATCACCAATGTTTACCGGACTAATAAAAGGGATCGGACCAAGATACTGCCCTTCAATTGAAGATAAGATTGTTCGCTTCTCAGAAAAAACTTCGCATCAATTATTTCTTGAGCCAGAGGGTTTGGATAGTGATTTGATTTACCTAAATGGATTTTCTACTTCCCTGCCAATTGAAACTCAGCTCGAAGCTCTTCACAAAATCAAGGGACTTGAAGCAGTAAAAATGGTTCGCCCCGGTTATGCTGTCGAATATGATTTTTTTCCACCGCACCAGGTTGATCTGACGCTTGAAACAAAGTTAATTGAAGGACTCTATTTTGCCGGACAGATAAATGGAACTTCGGGATACGAGGAAGCTGCTGCGCAGGGATTAATTGCGGGTATAAATGCCGCAAATAAAATTCTAGGCAAACCTGAATTTGTTCTTAAAAGAAGTGACGCTTACATCGGTGTTTTAATAGACGATCTCGTAAACAAATCAACAGATGAACCATACCGTATGTTTACGTCAAGAGCAGAACACAGGTTATTGTTACGTCAGGATAATGCGGATCTTCGATTGTCACGATATGGTTATGAATTAGGACTTATTGATGCTGACCAGTTTGATGAAGTAGAAGACAGAAGAAAAAAAATCTATTCAATGGTTGATTTATTTAATAATACAAAATTACTTCCGTCAAAAATAAATCCACTGCTTGAGAATAAAGGATTGTCATTACTCGATAATTCAGAGTCTATTTCAAAATTGTGTAAGAGACCAGAATTAACTTTAAGAGAGATTCTTGAGTCAAACGGACATAGCGTCGGAAACGAAATAGGGGAATTGTTAAATGACGATCCAACACTTTCTCAAGTTGAAATTGAGCTTAAATACGAAGGATATGTAAAACGCCAGATGGAAATGATTGAACGATTAGAAAAATATGAGCCAGTACAAATTCCTTTAAGCTTAAACTATTTGAATTTAAAAGCTCTGTCAACCGAAGGAAGAGAAAAACTTCACAGAATAAAACCGAGATCTATCGGTCAGGCTTCACGCATACCCGGCGTTACACCTTCAGATATTTCTATATTATTGGTATATTTGAAAAACTAA
- a CDS encoding methyltransferase domain-containing protein: protein MEKLNTHLASYYESRAKEYDKIYSKPERQEELITISEFIKKTFADKNVLEIACGTGYWTEKISSAAKSVTAVDINKSVIEIAEERTRKCKNINYVISDLFNFKTDVKYDILFGGFIWSHIPSETLDRFIKTVSNFIVPAREVVFVDNNFVEGSSTPISQIDNNGNTYQRRELQDKSTHLVLKNFPSEEFLKNKLSKYTREIKIIPLQYYWILCYSI from the coding sequence ATGGAAAAGCTGAACACTCACTTAGCATCCTACTATGAATCCAGGGCAAAGGAATATGACAAAATTTATTCAAAGCCCGAAAGACAAGAAGAACTAATTACAATAAGCGAATTCATTAAGAAAACATTCGCTGATAAGAATGTTCTGGAAATTGCATGCGGAACAGGATATTGGACAGAAAAAATTTCATCGGCAGCAAAATCGGTTACCGCTGTCGATATAAATAAAAGTGTAATAGAAATAGCAGAAGAACGAACCAGAAAATGTAAAAACATAAACTATGTAATATCAGATTTATTCAATTTCAAAACTGATGTTAAATATGACATTTTATTCGGGGGATTTATTTGGAGTCACATACCTTCCGAAACTCTGGATCGATTTATTAAAACTGTAAGTAATTTTATTGTACCTGCCAGGGAGGTAGTTTTTGTTGATAACAATTTTGTTGAAGGAAGTAGTACACCCATATCACAAATAGATAATAATGGAAACACATATCAGCGTAGAGAACTACAAGACAAATCCACACATCTTGTGCTTAAAAATTTTCCTTCTGAAGAGTTTTTAAAAAATAAGTTATCAAAGTACACCCGAGAAATAAAAATTATTCCCCTCCAATATTATTGGATTTTATGTTATAGTATATGA
- the clpB gene encoding ATP-dependent chaperone ClpB — MSFNFNRLTVKAQEIVQTAIEIAQNYNNQIVEPEHILASIVQESGNVAETIIKKTGGNYNAVKLKVVELLESLPKITGTGLGNQQMSPSLGKLFDTAAEEARNLKDDYVSTEHLLLALSNDKGKAGQLLHDNGITYNDILSALKTVRGSQRVSSQNPEDTYQSLEKYGRDLNELVKQGKLDPVIGRDEEIRRVLQVLSRRTKNNPVLIGEPGVGKTAIAEGIAHRIVTGDVPENLKTKRLVALDMGALVAGTQFRGQFEERLKAVIKEVQNSNGEIILFIDELHTLVGAGATQGAMDAANILKPALARGELHAIGATTLDEYKKHIEKDAALERRFQPVLVGEPSEEDTISILRGLKERYEVHHGVRITDGAIVAATQLSERYITDRFLPDKAIDLIDEAASKLRIEINSMPEELDTLERKVKQLEIEKEALKREKDDASIKRLEELEQELRELNADQTQLRLHWDLEKNKIQKIREMKSEIENLKLEAERYEREGDLGKVAEIRYGRITNLEKQLKDETKKLAEAQQDKKMLKEEVDAEDIAEVVAKWTGIPVNKMLESERSKLLKLEDELHQRVIGQDEAVIAVANAIRRSRSGLQDANKPIGSFIFLGTTGVGKTELARALAEILFDDEHAMIRIDMSEYMEKFSVSRLIGAPPGYVGYEEGGQLTEAVRRRPYSVILLDEIEKAHPDVFNVLLQVLDDGRLTDNQGRTVNFKNTIIIMTSNIGSHYIQDKLELFNENNVENLMGELRQQLHELLRKSIRPEFLNRIDEIVLFKPLLKSEIRKIVDIQLERVQKMLDAKEITLNVSNEAKDWLANLGYDVTYGARPLKRVIQKYLVNPLSQELLAGSFGDGDTIQVNVGDSAKLVFRK, encoded by the coding sequence ATGTCATTCAATTTTAACAGGCTAACAGTAAAAGCACAGGAGATTGTACAAACCGCAATCGAGATTGCTCAAAACTATAACAACCAGATTGTTGAACCCGAACACATACTTGCTTCAATCGTTCAGGAATCCGGAAACGTTGCAGAAACAATAATTAAAAAAACCGGCGGTAACTATAATGCAGTAAAATTAAAAGTTGTTGAACTTCTCGAATCACTTCCTAAAATAACCGGAACAGGTTTGGGCAATCAACAAATGAGTCCATCACTTGGAAAACTTTTTGATACCGCCGCTGAAGAAGCCCGTAACTTAAAAGATGATTATGTTTCAACAGAGCATTTACTTCTTGCGCTTTCAAATGATAAAGGAAAAGCTGGACAACTTTTGCATGATAACGGCATAACTTATAATGATATTCTTTCAGCATTAAAAACTGTAAGAGGTTCGCAGAGAGTTTCATCACAAAATCCTGAGGACACATATCAGTCGCTTGAAAAATATGGAAGAGATTTAAACGAATTAGTTAAACAAGGAAAACTTGATCCTGTTATTGGTCGCGATGAAGAAATAAGAAGAGTGCTTCAAGTTCTTTCAAGACGAACAAAAAATAACCCGGTACTTATTGGCGAACCAGGTGTTGGTAAAACTGCAATTGCTGAAGGCATTGCTCATCGAATAGTTACAGGAGATGTTCCGGAAAATTTAAAGACCAAAAGATTAGTAGCACTTGATATGGGCGCGCTTGTTGCGGGAACACAATTTCGCGGGCAGTTTGAAGAAAGATTGAAAGCTGTCATTAAAGAAGTACAAAACTCAAATGGAGAGATAATTCTTTTTATCGATGAACTCCACACACTTGTAGGTGCAGGGGCTACTCAAGGCGCTATGGACGCAGCAAATATTTTGAAACCTGCGTTAGCAAGAGGCGAATTGCATGCAATCGGGGCAACTACTCTTGATGAATATAAAAAGCATATTGAAAAAGACGCGGCGCTCGAAAGAAGATTTCAGCCGGTACTTGTTGGCGAACCATCTGAAGAAGATACAATTTCAATTTTGCGCGGACTAAAAGAACGATACGAAGTTCATCATGGAGTGCGTATAACGGATGGAGCCATAGTTGCCGCTACTCAACTCTCTGAAAGATATATTACGGATAGATTTCTTCCCGATAAAGCTATTGATCTTATTGATGAGGCCGCATCAAAACTACGGATTGAAATTAATTCGATGCCGGAAGAACTTGATACACTTGAACGAAAAGTTAAACAGCTCGAAATAGAAAAAGAAGCCTTGAAACGGGAAAAGGATGATGCATCAATCAAACGATTGGAAGAACTTGAACAGGAACTTAGAGAATTAAATGCTGATCAGACACAGCTTCGTTTGCACTGGGATCTTGAAAAAAATAAGATTCAGAAAATCCGCGAGATGAAAAGCGAAATTGAAAACCTTAAACTCGAGGCAGAACGATATGAACGTGAAGGTGATTTAGGAAAGGTTGCTGAGATTCGTTATGGAAGAATTACAAATCTTGAAAAGCAATTAAAAGATGAAACTAAAAAACTCGCTGAAGCCCAGCAAGATAAAAAGATGTTGAAGGAAGAGGTTGATGCGGAAGATATTGCAGAAGTTGTTGCAAAGTGGACAGGGATTCCCGTTAACAAAATGTTAGAAAGCGAACGAAGCAAACTTCTGAAACTTGAAGATGAACTTCATCAGCGTGTGATTGGACAGGATGAGGCTGTTATCGCAGTTGCAAACGCTATTCGCCGCTCACGCTCCGGATTGCAGGATGCCAACAAACCAATCGGCTCATTTATTTTTCTTGGAACAACCGGCGTTGGTAAAACCGAACTTGCACGAGCACTTGCAGAAATTCTTTTTGATGATGAACACGCGATGATAAGAATTGATATGAGCGAGTATATGGAAAAGTTTTCGGTCTCACGATTAATCGGTGCGCCTCCGGGATATGTTGGATATGAAGAAGGAGGACAATTAACAGAAGCAGTTCGCAGAAGACCTTACTCAGTTATTCTTCTTGATGAAATTGAAAAAGCCCACCCTGATGTATTTAATGTTTTGCTGCAGGTACTTGATGATGGAAGATTAACCGATAACCAGGGAAGAACAGTAAATTTTAAGAACACAATTATAATAATGACATCGAATATTGGCTCACATTATATCCAGGATAAACTTGAATTGTTTAATGAGAACAATGTTGAGAATCTGATGGGTGAACTTCGCCAGCAATTACATGAACTGCTTAGAAAAAGTATTCGCCCGGAATTCTTAAACAGGATTGATGAAATTGTTTTATTCAAACCATTGCTCAAATCCGAAATAAGAAAGATAGTTGACATACAACTTGAGCGCGTTCAAAAAATGCTGGACGCAAAAGAGATTACGCTGAATGTTTCCAATGAAGCAAAAGATTGGTTGGCAAACCTTGGGTATGATGTAACATACGGAGCGCGTCCGTTAAAGAGAGTTATACAAAAATATCTTGTTAATCCTCTTTCACAGGAATTGCTTGCTGGTAGCTTTGGTGATGGAGATACAATACAAGTTAATGTTGGTGACAGCGCAAAACTAGTATTTAGAAAATAA
- the htpG gene encoding molecular chaperone HtpG codes for MSSETTINKFEFKAETKKLLDILVHSLYTSRDIFLRELISNSSDALDKLRFESTKGTEISDNDLPLEIKISFDEKNNSITISDTGIGMTRDELISNIGTIAKSGSEEFLKQLTENKEAANNIIGRFGIGFYSVFMVAKEVVIKSKSFKKNEAAVLWKSDGLGEYELSQTDEDINRGTTIEIHLKDETKEFANKFKLESIIKKHSNFISFPIYLENEKINTINAIWREPKSSIKKEQYDEFYKFLSYDNDEPLESIHTSVDAPIQFNSLLFIPKKSYEFWRFNREDYGLDLYVRRVLIQHQNKELLPEYLSFVKGVVDSEDLPLNISRETLQENVVFSKIANSVTSNILSHLNKVAKDSQERYAEFWKEHGRIFKLGYMDITNAEKYQQLLRFNSSVSKDEKELISLKEYVGRIKPDQKEIYYASGSSREAIDLNPHLEIFKSKGIEVLYLYDPVDEFVVSSIRKHKDFELKSVDTVDLKQLEKLEDVETKTDKPESLDKADEKHFDSLLARMKEILGDKVTEVKESKRLKGSPSTLINPDDSMTSTMQKILKMSNQGMSLPEQKRMLEVNKDHKLIRNLLNVFKKDSNDQFIVDTTEQLYESALLLEGNLEDPHKLVNRLNKMLTDASELYNKNKE; via the coding sequence ATGAGTTCAGAAACCACAATAAATAAATTTGAATTTAAGGCCGAAACAAAAAAACTTCTTGATATACTAGTTCATTCATTATACACAAGCCGTGATATTTTCCTCCGTGAATTAATTTCAAATTCATCGGATGCACTAGATAAATTGAGATTTGAATCAACCAAAGGAACTGAGATTTCTGATAATGATCTTCCTCTTGAAATAAAAATATCTTTCGACGAAAAAAATAATTCTATTACAATTTCTGATACGGGAATTGGAATGACCCGCGATGAATTAATTTCAAACATCGGGACAATAGCTAAATCAGGTTCAGAAGAATTTTTAAAACAACTTACAGAAAATAAAGAGGCCGCAAATAATATCATCGGAAGATTTGGAATTGGTTTCTACTCAGTTTTTATGGTAGCAAAAGAAGTAGTTATTAAATCAAAATCATTTAAGAAAAATGAAGCCGCAGTTTTATGGAAAAGTGATGGTCTTGGTGAGTACGAATTATCGCAGACAGATGAAGATATAAATCGGGGAACTACTATTGAAATTCATTTAAAGGATGAAACTAAAGAATTTGCAAACAAGTTTAAGCTTGAATCAATTATAAAAAAACACTCCAACTTCATTTCCTTCCCGATTTATTTAGAGAATGAAAAAATAAACACCATCAACGCAATTTGGAGAGAACCAAAATCATCAATAAAAAAAGAACAGTACGATGAGTTCTACAAATTTTTATCTTACGATAATGATGAACCACTTGAATCTATTCACACATCCGTTGATGCGCCTATTCAGTTTAATTCACTTCTTTTTATTCCCAAGAAAAGTTATGAGTTCTGGAGATTCAACCGCGAAGATTATGGACTCGATCTATATGTACGCAGGGTTTTAATCCAGCATCAGAATAAAGAGCTTTTACCCGAGTATCTTAGTTTTGTAAAAGGAGTTGTAGATTCAGAGGATCTGCCACTTAACATTTCAAGAGAGACTCTTCAGGAAAATGTTGTCTTCTCAAAAATTGCAAACAGCGTAACGAGCAACATTCTCTCACACTTGAATAAGGTTGCTAAAGATTCTCAGGAAAGATATGCTGAATTCTGGAAGGAACACGGACGCATATTCAAACTTGGTTACATGGATATTACAAATGCTGAAAAATACCAGCAGCTTTTAAGATTCAATTCATCCGTAAGCAAGGATGAAAAAGAATTAATTTCTCTTAAAGAATATGTCGGCAGAATTAAACCAGATCAAAAAGAAATTTATTATGCTTCAGGAAGCAGCAGGGAAGCGATTGATCTTAATCCACATCTCGAAATATTTAAATCAAAAGGCATTGAAGTTTTATACTTATATGACCCTGTGGATGAATTTGTTGTTTCATCAATTAGAAAGCATAAGGACTTTGAATTAAAATCAGTCGATACAGTTGATTTAAAACAACTCGAAAAACTTGAAGACGTTGAAACAAAAACCGATAAACCGGAATCATTGGACAAAGCTGACGAAAAACATTTTGATTCTCTCCTGGCAAGAATGAAAGAAATTTTAGGAGACAAAGTGACTGAGGTAAAAGAATCAAAGCGATTGAAGGGAAGCCCCTCAACGCTTATAAACCCTGATGATTCTATGACTTCAACAATGCAGAAAATTTTAAAGATGTCAAACCAGGGAATGTCTTTACCCGAACAGAAAAGAATGCTTGAAGTTAATAAAGATCATAAGCTGATTAGAAATTTGTTGAATGTGTTTAAGAAAGATTCCAATGATCAGTTTATTGTCGATACAACAGAACAACTTTACGAATCAGCATTATTGCTCGAAGGTAATCTTGAGGACCCCCATAAACTTGTTAACAGGTTAAATAAAATGTTAACAGATGCAAGTGAGCTTTATAATAAGAACAAAGAATAG
- a CDS encoding DoxX family protein, translated as MRSTELNEKFSKRKIWAGRILTIIGTIFLVFDSLGKIFGVQEAVEGTVKLGYPIQVVPIIGILLLIFSIIYIIPRTRMIGLILLTAYLGGAVATHFRVGNPLLTHVMFPVYISLLLWGGFYLRAESLKTLLPLWKSK; from the coding sequence ATGAGATCAACTGAATTAAATGAAAAATTTTCGAAGAGAAAAATTTGGGCGGGAAGGATCTTAACTATTATCGGAACTATCTTTTTAGTTTTTGATAGTTTAGGAAAAATTTTTGGAGTACAGGAGGCGGTTGAAGGAACTGTAAAATTAGGTTATCCTATTCAGGTGGTTCCAATTATTGGAATTTTGCTCTTAATATTTTCAATAATTTATATCATCCCACGCACCAGAATGATTGGCTTGATATTGTTGACAGCATATCTTGGTGGCGCAGTCGCAACACATTTCCGTGTCGGGAATCCCCTTCTTACTCATGTAATGTTTCCAGTTTATATAAGTTTATTACTTTGGGGCGGATTCTATTTACGTGCAGAATCACTTAAGACCTTGCTTCCATTGTGGAAATCAAAATAA